A stretch of Mastomys coucha isolate ucsf_1 unplaced genomic scaffold, UCSF_Mcou_1 pScaffold3, whole genome shotgun sequence DNA encodes these proteins:
- the Rps18 gene encoding 40S ribosomal protein S18, with amino-acid sequence MSLVIPEKFQHILRVLNTNIDGRRKIAFAITAIKGVGRRYAHVVLRKADIDLTKRAGELTEDEVERVITIMQNPRQYKIPDWFLNRQKDVKDGKYSQVLANGLDNKLREDLERLKKIRAHRGLRHFWGLRVRGQHTKTTGRRGRTVGVSKKK; translated from the exons ATG TCTCTAGTGATCCCGGAGAAGTTCCAGCACATTTTGCGAGTACTCAACACCAACATCGATGGGCGGCGGAAAATAGCCTTTGCCATCACTGCCATTAAG GGCGTGGGGCGCAGATATGCTCATGTGGTGTTGAGGAAAGCAGACATTGACCTCAccaagagggctggagagctcACGGAGGATGAGGTGGAGCGCGTGATCACCATCATGCAGAACCCACGGCAGTACAAGATCCCAGACTGGTTCCTGAACAGACAGAAGGATGTGAAGGATGGGAAGTACAGCCAG GTGCTGGCCAACGGTCTAGACAACAAGCTGCGTGAGGACCTGGAGCGGCTGAAGAAGATTCGGGCCCATCGGGGGCTGCGCCACTTCTGGgg CCTTCGTGTCCGCGGTCAGCACACCAAGACCACTGGCCGCAGGGGCCGTACTGTGGGTGTATCCAAGAAGAAATGA